One window from the genome of Cricetulus griseus strain 17A/GY chromosome 2, alternate assembly CriGri-PICRH-1.0, whole genome shotgun sequence encodes:
- the CUNH1orf167 gene encoding LOW QUALITY PROTEIN: uncharacterized protein C1orf167 homolog isoform X2 (The sequence of the model RefSeq protein was modified relative to this genomic sequence to represent the inferred CDS: substituted 1 base at 1 genomic stop codon) — MPMRQAAIRSQGSVLCHRPYQVQSNLSSFCPRLAPALKDTTGQLGDPGLWQQSNLKLPAGRSQSTRAQEPFAQQSNLCFRGNASPHLRNSCLPPAGPPSHQRQTLRATDTLCLDLRLSGGLAPLDGCIWPGPRPWCASGSWAPRLVGEPLTLEDLSVCAHSQSWVSSRSSCITDHWLLDSIQHLEPVATRSRSPTCQEHPGPTHRRAHTRSSQSTPTQPWPNHPRESINLLETLRVQARLSESPNKAQSVGTSDPQAVCQKLLSRCFRAWKHLSQRHQAAAKAIALRQRQLMQKSLRVLRWVQRLRLRLQEAQLEAAWEQSAEALLAWGFQEGKPFLGKKSSHRPCLEMQVSVDTKTERCGLGSWWPTPTPTLPLSTSFFHREPWCFRAWQRFVQRGAQCRRHLAHQRVRILRVCLGQWMEMKQLQASDVTKVTQLSLYRRKAGKPVANSGSGAGEGPSQDGEDGDLRRPWNKALGILVPGTTTSYCLETVVQAQQLPQEPDPCSLWEACQRLALHRVLLLWRTRLYQHQQALRVIHWLQLIMAFPLGSLTAALSLSWVLGVPETYLPPSPSSFFQGMQKRALQHILSQWHLRAWGPEPPSSSMETMLALQPWGNSPRGEAWLGLGTSGGPLEKVQVQQTQNAVRLYRLSSSAQGPWRELAAHWGXDQSRRAVMGLWWRPLVHYFQAWCEHVRDIGVSQDHCQAFQDDLRGDLGATFASSQEACKVGPQAQDPCVAQASVLGWRSFLQECGTDRQLRKAQAWQAFAVWRVSLGQSREAQQQEGRSFQVLSPVQVALCWVPWMHDSYLGQVHQAHAAQQLTSR, encoded by the exons ATGCCCATGCGCCAGGCCGCCATTCGCTCCCAAGGCTCAGTGCTATGCCACAGACCTTACCAAGTCCAAAGCAATCTGAGCAGCTTTTGTCCCCGCTTGGCCCCTGCCCTGAAGGACACAACTGGCCAACTAGGTGACCCAGGTCTCTGGCAGCAGAGTAACCTGAAGCTTCCCGCAGGGAGGTCCCAATCGACGAGGGCCCAAGAGCCCTTTGCACAGCAGAGTAACCTGTGCTTCCGAGGGAACGCCAGCCCCCATCTGCGGAACAGCTGCCTGCCACCAGCTGGCCCACCCTCCCACCAGAGGCAGACACTCCGGGCCACGGACACCCTCTGCTTAGACCTGAGACTCTCTGGGGGCTTGGCTCCTCTTGATGGGTGTATATGGCCTGGCCCCAGGCCCTGGTGTGCTTCAGGGAGCTGGGCACCCAGGCTTGTGGGGGAGCCCCTCACATTGGAGGACCTGTCTGTCTGTGCCCACAGCCAGTCTTGGGTCTCATCCCGTTCCTCGTGCATCACTGACCACTGGCTGCTGGACTCTATCCAACACCTAGAGCCTGTGGCAACCCGTTCAAGGAGCCCGACATGCCAGGAACACCCAGGCCCTACACATAGGAGGGCCCACACCCGCAGTAGCCAGTCAACCCCTACTCAACCTTGGCCCAACCACCCTAGGGAAAGTATAAATCTCCTGGAGACTCTCAGGGTCCAAGCTAGACTCTCGGAGTCCCCT AACAAGGCTCAAAGTGTTGGGACCTCAGATCCCCAGGCAGTGTG CCAGAAGCTGCTGTCCAGATGTTTCAGAGCCTGGAAGCATTTGTCACAGAGGCACCAGGCAGCAGCTAAGGCCATAGCTCTGAGACAAAGGCAGCTGATGCAAAAGAGCCTAAGAGTACTGCGTTGGGTCCAACGGCTCCGGCTCCGGCTCCAGGAGGCCCAGCTGGAGGCAGCATGGGAGCAAAGTGCAGAAGCGCTGCTGGCCTGGGGCTTCCAAGAG GGGAAGCCCTTCCTTGGGAAGAAAAGCAGCCATAGACCTTGCCTGGAAATGCAGGTGAGCGTGGACACCAAGACTGAGCGATGTGGCCTAGGCAGCTGGTggcctacccccacccccaccctgcccctgtCCACCAGCTTCTTCCACAGAGAACCATG GTGCTTCAGGGCCTGGCAACGGTTTGTGCAAAGAGGGGCCCAGTGCAGGAGACACCTGGCCCACCAACGGGTGAGGATCTTGAGGGTATGCTTGGGACAGTGGATGGAGATGAAGCAGCTCCAGGCCTCAGATGTGACAAAGGTGACTCAGTTGTCCCTCTACCGGAGGAAGGCAGGTAAGCCAGTTGCAAACTCGGGgagtggggcaggg GAAGGCCCTTCCCAAGATGGGGAAGATGGGGACTTGAGGCGGCCTT GGAATAAGGCCCTCGGCATCTTAGTCCCAGGAACCACCACCTCCTATTGCCTGGAGACAGTGGTCCAGGCGCAGCAGCTGCCCCAGGAGCCAGATCCGTGCTCCCTGTGGGAAGCCTGCCAAAGGTTGGCTCTGCACCGGGTCCTGCTGCTCTGGAGGACACGACTCTACCAGCACCAGCAAGCT CTCCGAGTGATCCATTGGCTTCAACTGATCATGGCCTTCCCGCTGGGTTCCCTCACAGCAGCCCTGTCCCTGTCGTGGGTGCTGGGGGTCCCAGAGACTtacctgcccccctcccccagctcctttTTCCAGGGCATGCAGAAGCGGGCTCTGCAGCACATCCTGAGCCAGTGGCACTTAAGAGCCTGGGGTCCGGAGCCTCCCTCAAGCAGCATGGAGACCATGTTAGCCCTGCAGCCATGGGGCAACAGCCCGAGAGGGGAAGCCTGGCTGGGCCTCGGAACATCAGGAGGGCCACTGGAGAAG GTGCAGGTCCAGCAGACCCAGAATGCAGTGAGGCTGTACCGCC tgtcctcctcAGCTCAAGGGCCCTGGAGAGAGCTAGCTGCTCACTGGGGCTGAGATCAGAGCCGCAGGGCTGTGATGGGTCTGTGGTGGCGGCCGCTGGTGCA CTATTTCCAGGCCTGGTGTGAACACGTGAGGGACATAGGAGTGTCCCAGGACCATTGTCAAGCCTTCCAGGACGACCTGAGAGGAGACCTGGGGGCCACATTTGCTAGCTCACAGGAGGCCTGCAAAGTAGGGCCCCAGGCACAGGATCCATGCGTGGCCCAGGCCTCTGTCCTGGGCTGGAGAAGCTTTCTGCAAGAGTGTGGAACTGACAGGCAGCTGAGGAAGGCCCAGGCCTGGCAGGCTTTTGCAGTATGGCGAGTCTCCCTGGGGCAGTCCCGTGAGGCTCAGCAACAGGAGGGAAGGAGCTTTCAAGTCCTGAGCCCAGTCCAGGTGGCCCTGTGCTGGGTCCCTTGGATGCATGATTCCTACCTAGGCCAGGTCCACCAAGCTCACGCTGCCCAGCAGCTGACATCCAGGTGA
- the Agtrap gene encoding type-1 angiotensin II receptor-associated protein → MELPAVNLKVILLVHWLLTTWGCLLNSGSYAWSNFTILALGVWAVAQRDSVDAIGMFLGGLVATIFLDIIYISIFYQSLASSDTGRFSVGMAILSLLLKPFSCCLVYHMHRERGGELPLRPDFFGPSQEHSAYQTIDSSDSPAAPYAVVEDKGQAATRGY, encoded by the exons ATGGAGCTGCCCGCCGTGAACTTGAAG GTTATTCTCCTGGTTCACTGGCTGCTGACAACCTG GGGCTGCTTGTTGAACTCAGGCTCCTATGCCTGGAGCAACTTCACTATCCTAGCCCTGGGTGTGTGGGCTGTGGCCCAGCGGGACTCTGTTGATGCCATAGGCATG TTTCTTGGTGGCCTGGTGGCCACCATCTTCCTAGACATAATCTACATCAGCATCTTCTACCAGAGTCTTGCCTCCAGCGACACTGGCCGCTTCAGTGTCGGCATGGCCATCCTCAGCTTGCTGCTCAAGCCCTTCTCTTGCTGCCTCGTCTACCACATGCACCGTGAGCGAGGAGGGGAGCTCCCACTCCGCCCAG ATTTCTTCGGACCGTCTCAGGAGCATAGTGCCTACCAGACAATTGACTCATCAGATTCGCCTGCAGCCCCCTATGCCGTTGTGGAGGACAAGGGCCAGGCTGCCACCCGGGGGTACTGA